A window of Pseudomonas alcaliphila JAB1 genomic DNA:
GTACGGCTCCGCACCTCTGGGAGCTTGATGAAGGTGGTCATTGGCGCTCGCTCTCCCGTTTGGCGCCTTGCTCCAGGCGGGCATGCAACGTCTGCTGGCGCTCGCTGAGGGACAGGCCGCCGTCGATCAACAACTGATCCATCGCGCGCAGGTTCTGCAAGGTGGCGGCATTCACCAGACCGGCAAAGGCTTCAGCTGCGCTCTCCGGCGAACCCTTCTGGGTGGAAGCTTTACCGCCGGTTTGCTCGGCCAGCACCTGCTCGACGAACTCAGCCAGCGGGCTTGGTCGCCAGCTTTCTCCTCGGCATTCGGCCCAGCGAGCCAGGCCAGCAGCCAAGTCCGAATGAACCCACAGGCCTGGGACGAAGTCGCGGACGCCGTTGCCAGCCACTCCTGGCGCTGCTGCCTTGTGGCCATCAACTGTTCCGGGTGTCTGGCGGATGATGCCGACGGCAGTGATTTCGCGAAGGAAGTCTAGGCGATTGCTGGTGCGTAGCCGGCTGTTCTGCCAGTGACTGGCAAGCGGCTTGCTGTTGGTTTCGGCAATCCTTGCGAGGGTGGGGATTGTGCTGTCGAGCATCAGATATTCAACAGGATTTCGGCCGCTGAAGCGCTTGACCAGAAGGCTCGCGTTGACCATCCCGTCTGCTGGATCGATGGCTAGAGTGGTTTGCTGGTGATGATGGACGATGAGCTCGCTCATGCCTGGGCCTCCTGATCGCGCTTGGCGATCCGGGCGCTACACCATGCTTGAACTTCCGCCAGGACGAACCCCACAGGTGCCCCGCGTGCCTTGCTGTCGCTCAAAGGCACCTGGCGTGGAAAAGTCGGATCAGATGCAATCCGCTTGTAAATCGTGACCCGGTTAAGGCCAGTGAGGGCGCTCACATCTTGAATGCGGATCAGAGCAGTCTCTGGATTTGCCCGCTGTACTTCGTTGAGAGAGGGATGGTCGAGTGAATTGGTGTTCATGGCTGTTTCCTGATGTTGATTGGTACAGGAACAGCCTGATGGATAGGGGGGAGTGGGCCGCAAAGTGGGAAAAGTGGGTTATTTCCCCCTCCCAGCGTATTTTTCTCGACCGGAGTGGCGTATCTGGCAGGTGGTGGAAGCCTTGCTATATGCCTTTCTGAAGGTTTCTTCAGTGAACAGCTTGGGAGCCCTAAGGCAGATTTCTTTTATGGCAGGTTTGCCGGCATAGGGAATATTCAGCGGGTCGTATCCGAGTTGTCGGCAGGCTGCGAGTATTTTGCCGATACGCTCTTCGAGGAGTGTCGGCTTGCTACTGACGAGCGCCTCGACTGGATGTTCCAGTGAACCCAGGCAACCAGATACGTCGCCCCTGACAAAGTCGAGGAGCTGCTGTGGTGTGCAAGGAAAGGATAGGCGGTGCTCATTTTCGGCGAGCATATCGAGCTGCTGCCAAACCGGAGCTTCAGCAAGCTGGTCGGCCGTCCAGCCTTTGAAAGACACGCCGCGCTCTGAGATCAAGTACTGGCCATAGCTGCCTAGGCCGACGCCAGTGATCTTCACCCACGCGCTGATATCGATCTCGCCTGTCGGTAGGTTTGGCAGCTCACGCTTCTCCCAGTCATCTCGCTGGTCGGTGAGCTCTCTGAGCATGTCTGTCAGTTGCTTACCCACGATGAATAGGCCTCGCATGTGATGCATCAAGTAAACCATCGCCTGCGTGACAGTGAAAGCCCGCACATTAGCGCTTGCGCGTATCAGCCAGTGACATAACCAGAGCCCTCGACTCAACGGAAAAGAGGGCTATTAGATGCCTGCAATCGACGAAGGCTGGGGAATGCCCAGCCGGCAACGCAAGGAACGGCTGGAGGAGTGGCGCAGCACGGGAATCGGCGCGGGGCTCCAGGGGGGCGAGATCTATGCTCGCCGCGGCTCGGCTGGCGGGGTGGAACTGACCAACGACCTGGCCACTCCCACGGCTTCAGCATCCGCAACTCCAATGCCTCAAGGCGGCATGCGCCG
This region includes:
- a CDS encoding KilA-N domain-containing protein, with the translated sequence MSELIVHHHQQTTLAIDPADGMVNASLLVKRFSGRNPVEYLMLDSTIPTLARIAETNSKPLASHWQNSRLRTSNRLDFLREITAVGIIRQTPGTVDGHKAAAPGVAGNGVRDFVPGLWVHSDLAAGLARWAECRGESWRPSPLAEFVEQVLAEQTGGKASTQKGSPESAAEAFAGLVNAATLQNLRAMDQLLIDGGLSLSERQQTLHARLEQGAKRESERQ
- a CDS encoding AlpA family phage regulatory protein translates to MNTNSLDHPSLNEVQRANPETALIRIQDVSALTGLNRVTIYKRIASDPTFPRQVPLSDSKARGAPVGFVLAEVQAWCSARIAKRDQEAQA